The sequence TTTCCACAGGGAAGGATGGGAAATCAACTTGGAGTTTCTTTCAGTCCTAAATCCTGGGTCCAGGCTGCTAGGGGTCTTCCTGGAAAGAGGTGTTCTGGTTGGGTCAGAGGAGGCAGCTGGGAGCATAGTCATGGTAGGATGCTGAATAGAGGGAATGAGGGGCAAGGTCTGAGGGGTGTGGAAGAAGATGGATCAGACTCAGGATTGCAGAGGAAATAGTTCTTGGCTTTTCAGTAGTATGCAGATGGGAGCAACTTCAGGGCTCCTAATAtctcattttacagctggggCAAATTCCAAACAGTGCCTGCTCCCCTCCCTGTCTTTTCTTTGCCCTGACACCCTGACTTTCCCTTCTCATCCTGAGCTTTCCCCAAACCCCCCAGTACAACGTGTGAAACTTTCTCCAGAGCCAGGAGCAGCCTTCAGGTTGGAAGCCACTCATTCCTGCACCTTTGCAGCCTGCCCGCCTTCTACCTCCTGGTTAAGGGCTAATTCACACATGCTCCTGGGACCACTGGGGTTGAGCTGGACTGAGTCTCACAGGACCAGAAGGGAGAGGCCCCCACTGCAGTGTCCCCAAAGTAACCATATCTTAGCCCTGAGAGGGGTGGACTGAGTCACAGCAGGGTCACAGCGGGGACACACATTCCACTTGGGTCCCTGCTGACCCCCTCTCACCGCCATTGCTCTTCTGCCCCATCTCCCTGGCTTGGTGTGCCCCCTGCTGGCCTCTTGTGGAACAGCCCTGTCTTTTCACCCAAAGCCCCAGCCTCGTCAATCAATGAACGTATTGATTATTGCTTTCCAAAGTGCTTCTCCTTTATAAGCCTTAAAACTAGTCTgcgggggaattccctggtggtccagtgggtaagactccgtgcacCCAACGCGGGGGGcctggctttgatccctggtctgggaactagatcccgcatgcatgccacagctaagagttcgcACGCTACAActgagagtccacatgccacaactaagaagcccacatgatgcaactaaagatcccgcatgacgcaactaagacctggtgcagccaaaataagtaaataaatatatttttttaaaaactagtctGGGGATATTATCATGGAAGGTAATATTACCATTtgtcagagaaagaaactgaggccaggagaaGGTAACAGTGGAGCCAAACTGTAAACCCCCTCACTACTCTGAAAGCCCTGCTCGTTTCCACTCGGCTCTGGCCTTTGACATCTGGTTGATTTCCAGCCTCTTCCTCCCCATTCCTCTTGTGGCTGTAGGGGAGAATCCTAAGGAGAGTAAGCCCCAAGCAGGGACAACTCGCCAGCAGGACATGAACCGCAGAGACCAACAGAGGAATCTGGGGACCTCTACCACTCCCGCCCGGCCCAATCCTGGGGGCGTCCAAGACACTGAGATGGTGCGTTTGGGGCTGGCAGGGAAGAGGAGGGGTGGAGAGTCCTGGAGATTCCCATCTGAGACTGCTCCCTGGGGCTTGGCCTAGTCTTCCATCCCAGTCCTGGGAGCCTGGCTGGTGGGGCCAGCAGGCTCTGCAGCAGAGCTATCCCTTCCTCCAGGGCCCCTGCCGCAGACATCTGGACTCAGTGCTGCAGCAACTCCAGACCGAGATCTACCGCGGGGCTCACACCCTCTACGTGCCTAATTGTGACCATCGGGGCTTCTACCGGAAGCGGCAGGTGAGGCCATTCCTCTCCTCCCTTGGTCTATCAGTACAAGGGTCCTACCAGCAATTGGGTAGGGGGGCTTACAAAGTTGCATAAATAAGACACTTGTCCTGCCCTTAGGGCTCTCCCAACTTTAGAGACCACACAAACATAGAGAATAACCAACCACAGCTATGGGAGAGGAGTTAGACTACCTGAGCAATGCCTAATTCAGAGGTTCACAAAGGTGaggagcatcagaatcaccctgGTGTGAACACAGGTGGCTGAGCCCCGCCCACAGAGcctgaaaatttgcatttctaatgaggCCTCtagtgatgctgatgctgttggtttggaaaccacactttgagaaccactgttctggcCTAGAAGAACAGGCACAATTTGGTGGGTGGAGAAGAGGAGCCATGCAAGGGAACCCAGTGGGCCTCGCTGTCCTGAGAACACTCAGATGTTTCCACAGACTCAGACTCAGGAGTCGACAGCCCGTCCCCCAACCCACGGGGCCCCTCCCATCTCTCCCGGGCCACACCTCTGATCCTTGTGCCTTTCTCCCCAGTGCCGCTCCTCCCAGGGGCAGCGCCGAGGTCCCTGCTGGTGTGTGGATCGCATGGGCCAGCCCCTGCCCGGGTCCCCAGACGGCGATGGAAGCTCCCCTTGCCCCACTGGGAGCAGTGGCTAAGGCTGGGTGGGAGGCTGCATGGCCACTGGCAGGAGCGTGGAGCTGTCATCTTGGGTTATTTGTTGAGTGCTGAGTAACTCAGGGGCCCAGAGCCCTACACTCCACCTGCAGGCCCTGCCCCATTGTCAACCTCACACATGGAAAGATTGTTGGTGTTGGCTTGGGGTGTTAATAAAGCTGTGTTGGGGGTCTCTGGCCTACGTCTCTGTGTTCACCTCTCACATTGTGGAGTCCCTGGCCCTTCTCTCTACCCCTGTCCAGCCTCTTCTCCTGTGGACTACCATCTGTCCTTCCCGCCACACTTGGAATGACAGAGACAGCCACTGGTAGAGGTTTCATGGCCTCAAGCCTCACCCAACTGCCCACCAGGGAGTGGAAGGCagcaggtgggggcagggagacacTGAGGCCGTGGCCTTGGTCTGAGGTTGTGACCTTGTTTCTAACACTGATCTTTGGACACAAAGGGAGAGGAGCAATTAATAGTTAATCCCCACCACGAACCCAACAAAGAGGAACTCTCAAGGCACTTACCCTTCTGTTACTTCTTactaaaaagggaaggaaattattatttattgcaCTCTTGGCCCTGGACCATGTGCTTTTACCTGGACTATCTCATTTTATGCTTACAGTAACCTTATGAGGTAAGGACTTTTGCCCCTGtctttcagaggaggaaactgtaGCTTAAACTATTAGGGTCATTTGCCTGAAATTCCACAGCCTGTAAATGATTGAGGGAGGATTTAAATCTGGTTCTTCCATATGTGACAATGCCTGACATTCCTCAGGTGCTGATAGTGTTTGTTTTGCCTCCTTTCTGCCTACCTGCTAACCCAAGCAGTTGTAGGGGAGAGGTGGTGTTCAGAGCCCCAGCACCTAGCCTTCCCTGGAGGGGCCACAGTACCGCAGTCATCACAGGTACCAACCTCACAGAATACTAATCACATGCACAGAAAGCTTTGTTGACAAGGTTCTTTCACGCACTTTATCATGGTCTAGGGGAGCTGAGTGCCCCGATACCTGAAGATGTTTCTGACTCCCTCCCGACATTCAGCCTACTGAGAAAGAGATTGGGAAGCAGCCATACCAGGTGATAAGCCTCAGAGGGGCAAAGTCCCCCTCCCAGTGACATGTATGGGTGCAGAGCTCCCATTcctgtgggagggagctgggcaTCTGGGTGGTGGTTGGGCTATTTGTTCAGGGGTGGTGTCCATCCCTGTGACAGCCAGTAGAACAGAGCCTCTAGCTGAGATGGTACTGCCTTCCGGAAGGGGATCATGGATCGGATAACCTATAACCCCTCCTCCTGAAAGGACTTTAGTCTTTGGAGCTGTCAGAGGAGCTGAGTGAGATAAGAGCTCTGCCAGGCAAGCCTGAAGGAAGGCAGGGAACACTTACCAGCTGCCGCTGCCCAGTCAAGACACACATCATGGAGCCAAGGGCGGCCCAACTGCGGAGGAGAGAAGGGCTAGGAGGAGAGCAGGAGGACCGGCCCTCCAGAGAAGGGGAGCCCCACTTTGGGAATGAAGAATGCCCAGGTGGGGTTGGAGGTGGGGTGCACTGTCGAGAGGGGATTCCTGCTGTCTACCTTCAATCCTTCCTGCTGTCCTGGGAGGCCAGTGAAGGCAGATCCCAGCCTCTGCCCCCTAACTACCTagctggggaagggaggagaaaagagcTATTCAGTACCTTG is a genomic window of Kogia breviceps isolate mKogBre1 chromosome 12, mKogBre1 haplotype 1, whole genome shotgun sequence containing:
- the IGFBP6 gene encoding insulin-like growth factor-binding protein 6; its protein translation is MTPHRLLPPLLLTLLLAARPGGALARCPGCGQGVQAGCPGGCVEEEDGGPPAEGCAEAGGCLRREGQQCGVYTPNCAPGLQCQPPEKDEAPLRALLLGRGRCGRARAPSGENPKESKPQAGTTRQQDMNRRDQQRNLGTSTTPARPNPGGVQDTEMGPCRRHLDSVLQQLQTEIYRGAHTLYVPNCDHRGFYRKRQCRSSQGQRRGPCWCVDRMGQPLPGSPDGDGSSPCPTGSSG